The following proteins are encoded in a genomic region of Saccharopolyspora antimicrobica:
- a CDS encoding TIGR03842 family LLM class F420-dependent oxidoreductase produces MDFGLVLQTDPPARSVVERMRRAEELGFSHGWTFDSCVLWQEPFVIHSQILAATERLRVGTMVTNPTTRDWTVTASTFATLNDMFGPRTVCGIGRGDSAVRVTGGHPTTLATLERAIHVIKELAEGREVRLDGTSVRLPWVRDGHLPVWMGAYGPKALDLVGREADGFILQLADPYLTRWMVDHVREAARDAGRDPASITVCVAAPAYVGDDLAHAREQCRWFGGMVGNHVADLVARYGDAAAAVPTALTDYIKGREGYDYSHHGRAGNRSTDFVPDEIVDRFCLLGPPEQHIAKLRELRDAGVDQFAIYAMHDAIDTTVDIYGEQIIPAMST; encoded by the coding sequence ATGGACTTCGGGCTCGTCCTGCAGACCGATCCGCCTGCCCGGTCGGTGGTGGAGCGGATGCGCCGTGCCGAGGAGCTCGGCTTCAGCCACGGCTGGACGTTCGACTCCTGCGTGCTGTGGCAGGAGCCGTTCGTCATCCACAGCCAGATCCTCGCCGCCACCGAGCGGCTGCGGGTCGGCACGATGGTGACCAATCCGACCACCCGGGACTGGACCGTCACCGCTTCCACCTTCGCCACCCTCAACGACATGTTCGGGCCGCGCACGGTGTGCGGCATCGGGCGCGGTGACTCCGCGGTGCGGGTGACCGGCGGGCACCCGACCACGCTGGCCACCCTGGAACGCGCCATCCACGTGATCAAGGAACTCGCCGAGGGGCGCGAGGTTCGGCTGGACGGCACCTCGGTGCGGCTGCCGTGGGTGCGCGACGGGCACCTGCCGGTGTGGATGGGCGCTTACGGCCCCAAGGCGCTGGACCTGGTGGGCCGCGAGGCGGACGGGTTCATCCTGCAGCTGGCCGACCCGTACCTGACGCGCTGGATGGTCGATCACGTCCGGGAGGCCGCCCGCGACGCGGGGCGCGACCCGGCGTCGATCACCGTGTGCGTGGCGGCCCCGGCCTACGTCGGCGACGACCTCGCGCACGCCCGCGAGCAGTGCCGCTGGTTCGGCGGCATGGTCGGCAACCACGTCGCCGACCTGGTCGCCCGCTACGGCGATGCCGCGGCGGCGGTGCCCACCGCGCTGACCGACTACATCAAGGGGCGCGAGGGCTACGACTACTCCCACCACGGGCGGGCGGGCAACCGCAGCACCGACTTCGTCCCCGACGAGATCGTGGACCGGTTCTGCCTGCTCGGCCCGCCCGAGCAGCACATCGCCAAGCTGCGGGAACTCCGCGACGCGGGAGTCGACCAGTTCGCGATCTACGCCATGCACGACGCCATCGACACCACTGTGGACATCTACGGCGAGCAGATCATCCCAGCCATGAGCACCTGA